ATGCGGGCGTAGTCCTCGCGCACCCGGGGCGGAAGGTCGCCCCAGTCGACGCCCTCGAAGTTCGGCGAAGCTTCGTGCAGGTCGCGCGCGATCTCCGCCTCGTCCACCACGGGCGGGGCAGGGAGCACGGCCAGTGCTACCTCGGCGACGTGACGGCGCGCTGCGTGCCCGTAGTCCTCGTGCGGACCGTTGCCCCTCCACCCGCAGCCGACGCAGTGGAAGCCCTCGTGGGTCGTGGTCCAGTGCGTCTCCGCGATCTCCCGTGCCGCGTCCTCGCGTCGTGTGTCGGCCTTGTCGAGGCACACGCCACACGTCGCGCCATCACCGCTGTTCTCATCGTGCAGGTCCCGCGCCACGTCCTCGCGTCGGGTGTCGGACACCGGGGCGGGGTCGTGGCTCTCCTTGCGCGCCCCGCAGTACGTGCGGTCGGTCCCGTCCGCTCGGTACGTGCACTCGTCGTCGTCCGGGTGGCCCGCGACGCCGATGAACTCGTGGCCCGCCGGGTCGGGCACTGGGAGGGTGGCGGGAGTCTCGGGTGCCGGGGCGGGCATGCAGCGCTGGTGGGCCGTGTGGTCGTCGTGGCAGGTCGGGCAGATGCGCGCCTGAGCCTGCATCTCGGGTGCCGGGTGAGCGGCGAGCAGGGTGCGGATCTCGTCACAGACCGCGCGGACAGCGGGGACGTACATGTACGAGTCGAGATCGTCCGCGAGCTTGGTGAGGGCGGTGCGCAGGGTGTCGGTGGTCATCAGGACTCCTCGGTGGGATCGGAGGGCGCGTGCTCGGGGCACAGAGCTTGGTCTGCGCGCCGGTCGATGACCCACCCGTCGAGCGGGTTGCGGCCAGACACGATCACCGCGCCCGTCGCCTCAAGGTCGAGTTCCCAGGCGTCGCACCAGGACTCGTCGTCGCACGTCTGGATCGGGACGGTTCCGCTCGCCATCAGGACTCCTCGGGGGTGTACGGGTAGGGGTTGCTGATGAAGAGGGTGGAGTCGGTGCGGCGCGCGTTCTCGTGCCCCGCGTCCTCGCCCTGCGCCCACAGCGGTGCGGCCACCGCAGCGAGCACAGCGCGGGCCACGTCCAGCAGGTCGCGGTCCTCGGGCGGCAGGTCCCGCACGCTCACGTCGGGGTCGTACCCGCGCGCGACCAGGGCGGCTCGTGTGGCGGCTGCGACGATCTCGGGTGGGAGGGCAACGGTGGGGTCGGCCGGCGTGTGGGGCTTCGGTGAGGTCGGGGCGGTCACGGGGTCACTCCTAGGTCGAGGACGCCCTGGCTGAGGCGTTGGGCGGCGGCTTCGCAGTAGCGTTCGTCGATCTCGACGCCGATTGCCTTGCGGCCGGTGGCTGCTGCGGCGGCGAGGGTTGAGCCGGAGCCGGCGAACGGGTCGAGGACGGTGGCGCCTGGTGGGCACGAGTAGCGGATGAGGGGCTCGAGGATGCCGGTGGGCTTCTCGGTGGGGTGGATCGCGCGCCCGTGCATGGACCGCACGTACTGGACGGAGCGCATGAGCTTCGGGCCTCCGTCGACGCTGGTGTAGGCGGTGTCGTCGATGTTTCCGGTGTGGGTGGGTCGGGTCTTGCGGCGGATTGTGCGGGCGGTGGCGTCGTTGGTGAACTGGGGGTCCTTGTAGACGTTGGTCCAGGGGCCGCGGTACCAGTGCATGGCGATCTCGTGGACGCGCTTGAAGCGGTCGGCGCTGAATCCGGAGCCGTTGTGCTTCTCCCAGACGATCTCTTGGCCGTAGGTCCAGGCGTCGAACTCGGTCCGGTGGGTGAGGTGCATGCGCATGGACCCGAAGCACCAGAGCGACGCCGCGGCGGGGAGGCGTGCGGTGACATGCTCGACCCAGCCGTCGGGCCAGATGTCCCAGGTCAGGCTGGTATCGCCGTAGGGCGGGTCCGTAACGACGACGTCTGCGGTCAGGGCGAGTTCGCGGCAGTCTCCGTGCCAGAGGGTGACGTGCTCATCCTGGTAGTACGGGGTGGTCATGCTCCGGCCTCGACGGTCTCGTTCGCGGCGGTGGAGAGCTGGATGACGCCCTGTGCGGTCGCGATCCAGGGCGCGCGCCCGGCGGGGGAGAGGTCGTCCCAGGTGGTGTACCGGTTCTCGGTGTGGCGGGCGTAGATGTGGGCGGCGACCGCGTCGACGAGGGGGCCCGGGGTGGGGGCGATCGGGGCGCCGTCGGTGTCGAGAGTGAGGCCGAGGTGGGCGGCGATCGCGGGCACGGCGTTGGACAGGACGTAGAGGCGGTTGGCGTCGAGGTACGGGTCGGGACTGGTCACGGGTGCTCCTTGATCGGGAGTCTGGCGGCTTGCCGGACGAGGTTGGCGCCGCTGGTGTAGGCGGCTGGGATGGGCGCAGGGGCCGGGGTGGGGGTGTGGTCGTCGGCTGCGAGCTCGTCGGCCCTGCAGGCGCCGCACCGGCCCTTCGGGTAGGAGCGGTGTGCGTCGCCGGGGACGTCGCACCGGTCGAACCGGGTGTCGCCAGTCCCGACGTCGCGTCCCCGGGCCCAGTGCTCGCCGGCGAGCGCGATGACGGCCGGGGTGCGGTTCGTCGGGGTCTCGGCGGCGTAGAGGGCGGCGTGCGCGAGGCGGAAGACGTCGCCGCGGTCCCTGGCGTCGGACAGTGCCTTGAGGACGCCTGGGGTGTCCCAGTCGCCCCGGAGCGCCGCGACGAGCGCAGCGAGTGCGTGGGCCTGTTCCCGGTTGATCCTCGTCATCATGAGCTCGCTTCCGGCGCGCTCTGGTGAGGTTCAGGGAGAGGTGATGATGAGGAGTTAGGAGTTAGGAGTAAGGAGTTAGGAGTTGCCGAAGGGGTAGACGAAGGGGTGTCGGAAGGGTTCCCCGAACCCTTCCCCGAAGGGGTTCCGGAAGGGGTTCGGGAAGGGATCAACGACGGGTTGTGAGGCAGTGCCGCGAACCCCTCGACGAAGGGCATCGACCGCTTCCCGAGAACCCTTCGCGCCGCCTCGTGCGCCCACCCCTTGAGGTCGGGCTGGGCCTCCTGCAGCAGGTGCAGCTGGTCCACGATCACCGCGCGCAGGACCCGGGACGCGACCGCGGCGTGGGCCTTCGCGAACGCGACCGCCATGTTCGGCGACTTCATCAGCCCGTCGTGCTTCACCCATGACCGGATCAGGACCTCCTCGGTGTCGCGGTCGACGAGGATGAACTGCTCCACCTCGAGCTCGACGGCGAACGCCTCGACCCGGGCCGCGGACAGGCCACGAGCAGCGCCCGAGATCCGCGCCGGCCGCCAGTCCCCGACACCGGCGAACGACAGGGCAGGGGAGGACAGGAGGTGCATGTACAGCCACTGGCCGTCGTGCGTCAGGTCGCGCCAGTCGTCGTCCTCCCAGATGTCAAGGCGGATGCGGGCGTGGTCACGCGCCACGGTGTGGCTCCTCTCCAGGTGGTGGTGGGGTGTGGGTGGCGAGGTCTGCGATGCCGTTCACGAGGCCACCACTTGTGCTGCTCGGCGCTCGGCGCGTGCGGCGACAATGAGCGGGTGCCGCTCCTCGGGCGTGGTGTTGCCGAAGACGCCGTAGGCCTCGCCCTTGGCGACGGCCTTCTCCAAGCAGATGAGAGAGACGGTGCACCGGCCGCACACGGCCTTCGCGGCGGAGATGCGGCTCCGCTTCGCGTCCCCGGACTCGCCCTCGGGGTGGAAGAACAGTTCGGAGTCCTCGTCGCGGCATGCGGAGTCGAGGCGCCAGTCCTCGGGCTCGCGCTGCGAGGTCGGGGTGGCGAGTGGTGGGACGAACATCGCTCGGCGGACGCTCATGGTCGGGTCTCCTCGGTGTGGCAGCCGCATGCGCAGGCGGCGGGGTCGGTGGTGGTGCACGTG
This region of Oerskovia jenensis genomic DNA includes:
- a CDS encoding DNA-methyltransferase; this translates as MTTPYYQDEHVTLWHGDCRELALTADVVVTDPPYGDTSLTWDIWPDGWVEHVTARLPAAASLWCFGSMRMHLTHRTEFDAWTYGQEIVWEKHNGSGFSADRFKRVHEIAMHWYRGPWTNVYKDPQFTNDATARTIRRKTRPTHTGNIDDTAYTSVDGGPKLMRSVQYVRSMHGRAIHPTEKPTGILEPLIRYSCPPGATVLDPFAGSGSTLAAAAATGRKAIGVEIDERYCEAAAQRLSQGVLDLGVTP
- a CDS encoding WhiB family transcriptional regulator; the protein is MSVRRAMFVPPLATPTSQREPEDWRLDSACRDEDSELFFHPEGESGDAKRSRISAAKAVCGRCTVSLICLEKAVAKGEAYGVFGNTTPEERHPLIVAARAERRAAQVVAS